The genomic segment CATCGTCTGTAGGGTTCTCAGACTGATACCGAGCAGTTTGCACACGTCACTGCTTTCAAGCCATTCCCTCTCTCCCAAATCCTCATGTTCCCGGCAGAGCCGTTCCACCTTTCTTGCGAAATTCTCGAACCCCGAGAGCATCCTCTCGAAAGTCGCCTTGTCTATAACCACTACTTCCATATTCCTGTAAATTTAAGTTTGACATTGATTTTTACTGTAAAACGGAACGGTGGACAGATGATATCGGAAAGGGATTCATGTGTCCGAGAAACCGTTTCGGA from the Bacteroides eggerthii genome contains:
- a CDS encoding helix-turn-helix domain-containing protein, with translation MEVVVIDKATFERMLSGFENFARKVERLCREHEDLGEREWLESSDVCKLLGISLRTLQTMRENGTLAYTKISHKVYYRPEDVKAVFPVVEMKRRIGANKGREYNINNL